The genome window GACGCGGGCAAAAAGGTCAAAGGTAAGAAGCGGCATATCGTCGTCGACACGCTCGGCATGATGCTGGAAGCGCAGATCCAGCCTGCCGACATCCAGGATCGGGACGGTGCGTTGCCGGTGCTGAAAGAGGTCCGCCGCCTGTTCCCGTTCATCGAGCGCATCTTCGCCGATGGTGGCTACCAGGGGGCCGCCACGGCTGCCGCCGTGCGTGAACTCGGTGTCTGGCACCTGGACATCGTCAAGCGTTCGGATACCGCAAAGGGCTTCCAGGTCCTGCCCAAACGCTGGATCGTCGAACGGACCTTCGGATGGCTTGGCCGCTGCCGCAGGCTGGCCAAAGACTTCGAGAACCTCTCACGGATGGCTTTGGCATTCCTCCGCCTCGCGATGATCCGGATCATGATGCGCAGAATCGCAAGGAGCCGGAAATCATAGATAACTTCTCGGACGGACTCTTAAGCATCCAACTTTACAAGCTCC of Tistrella mobilis contains these proteins:
- a CDS encoding IS5 family transposase, producing DAGKKVKGKKRHIVVDTLGMMLEAQIQPADIQDRDGALPVLKEVRRLFPFIERIFADGGYQGAATAAAVRELGVWHLDIVKRSDTAKGFQVLPKRWIVERTFGWLGRCRRLAKDFENLSRMALAFLRLAMIRIMMRRIARSRKS